Below is a genomic region from Deltaproteobacteria bacterium.
GGGATCTGGCCAACCGGGTGTTCGGCTTTGTTGCGGTTGTGCTGGGGCTCGTCACCCTTCTTGGGATTTACTTTTCCCCCTGGATTGTCCATGCCGTCGCCTCCGGATTTACCGGCGAAAAATTTCAATACACCGTATGGCTCAACCGCGTTCTGTTCCCGTTCATTTTGTTCGTCTCGTTTGCCGCCATCGCCATGGGGATGTTGAACACCAGGGGGAAATTCGCCCTCCCCCAGTCGGCTTCCACTTTTTTTAACGTTACCTCCATCGTCACCGGATTGCTCTTTGCCTATCTGCTGGAACCGGAAGGAATGAGACACAGTTTTGCCCTCTTGATGAATCAAAGCGGCGAAAAGATGGTTTCGTGGGAGGCCGCCAGCCGGGCCTTGACCGGTATGGCCATCGGCACGCTTTTGGGGGGAGTGGTGCAATGGGTGGTTCAAATGCCGGCCGCGCATAAACTGGGATTCCGCTTTCGTCCCACGGTCGATTTCAAGGATGAAGGACTAAGGCAGGTGCTTAAACTCACCGGCCCCGCCATCATCGGCGGCGCGGCGGTGCAGGTGAACGTGCTGGTCAACACCAACTTTGCGAGCTACTTGGCGGACGGAAGCATCGCCTGGCTTAACTTCGCCTTCCGGCTGATGCAGTTCCCCATCGGCGTCTTTGGCGTGGCCATTGCCCTCGCCACGGCGCCGGCGGTGGCGCGACTGGCCGCACAAAATGACCCGGAGAATTTCAAAAAGACGCTTCGTGAATCGATCCAACTCACCCTTTTTCTCTGCATCCCGTCTGCTTTGGGGCTCGTCCTTCTGGCGCAACCGATCATGGCGCTCATCTATCAGCACGGCCAGTTCACCGCCTCCGACA
It encodes:
- the murJ gene encoding murein biosynthesis integral membrane protein MurJ; the encoded protein is MAVSSVRKQASIATLAVSGSRVAGLVREMVFAFFFGAGPALDAFIAAFRIPNLLRDLFSEGALSNAFVTVFSKKAVKEGDRAAWDLANRVFGFVAVVLGLVTLLGIYFSPWIVHAVASGFTGEKFQYTVWLNRVLFPFILFVSFAAIAMGMLNTRGKFALPQSASTFFNVTSIVTGLLFAYLLEPEGMRHSFALLMNQSGEKMVSWEAASRALTGMAIGTLLGGVVQWVVQMPAAHKLGFRFRPTVDFKDEGLRQVLKLTGPAIIGGAAVQVNVLVNTNFASYLADGSIAWLNFAFRLMQFPIGVFGVAIALATAPAVARLAAQNDPENFKKTLRESIQLTLFLCIPSALGLVLLAQPIMALIYQHGQFTASDTHQAALALMAYSVGLTGYALIKVYQPAYLAHHDAKTPMLVSLLSIGINFGMNWLFVFVLHFAHWGLALGTSCVAIWDILLLSILFRKKLPQIWTKTLLKQGLKILSAALLSCLAGWLTCHQLSARFGNEGVFLQLLLVFPPIGVTVLFYYFFCSRLGVNEVTVMREWIKKKFRSS